TCATCCTGCCGGCGGGTATATCCATGCTCACGTGCCTGGCGAACTCCGGCGGGGTCTCCGCCGTTTTCAGTACCTGGCTGGAGCGTAAAAACCCCGTGTCCCCGATGCCGGGACTGATGCTGTTGACGTTGATGCCTTTGCCTATCACTTCCTTGGCCAGGGACTTGGTGAAAGCCATCACGCCGGCCTTGGCCGCGCTGTAAATGCTGGAGTTGGCCAGCCCCATCGTGCCCACGCCGGAAGAAATGTTGATAATTTTACCGTGCTGGCGCTCTATCATCTGCGGCAGCACCGCTTTGGTGCAGATGAACACCGCTTTGAGGTTGAGGTTGATATCCGGCTCCCACTCCGCCTCCGTCTTTTCCGCGAAAGGCCTGGGCGGGGTGGCGGCCCCGGCGTTGTTCACCAGAATGTCTATTCCGCCGAATCTGCCAACGGTCTGCTTTACCGCGGCGCCGACCTCCGCGCTGCTGGTGACGTCCGCTATCAGGGCCAGGGCTTCCCGCCCCAGCGCTTCGATAGACGCGGCGGTCTTTTGCGCGCCCTCCAGGTCTTTATCCACGATGACAACATTACAGCCTTCTCCGGCCAGCGCCAGGGCGATGCCCTTGCCGAAGCCGGTCTGGCTACCGGCCCCGGT
The genomic region above belongs to Dehalococcoidales bacterium and contains:
- a CDS encoding SDR family NAD(P)-dependent oxidoreductase, yielding MDLGLQGKVAMVTGAGSQTGFGKGIALALAGEGCNVVIVDKDLEGAQKTAASIEALGREALALIADVTSSAEVGAAVKQTVGRFGGIDILVNNAGAATPPRPFAEKTEAEWEPDINLNLKAVFICTKAVLPQMIERQHGKIINISSGVGTMGLANSSIYSAAKAGVMAFTKSLAKEVIGKGINVNSISPGIGDTGFLRSSQVLKTAETPPEFARHVSMDIPAGRMTTPQDIGSMAAFLASDVSSDIVGQVIDVDGGKIIKF